In a genomic window of Variovorax paradoxus:
- the pilV gene encoding type IV pilus modification protein PilV, protein MTSPKQASRRSAQTGVALLEVLVSILIFSFGLLGLIGLQARAISFSVDAEDRNRAALLANEIVSLMWLNQSPTVPAADLDAWKTRVAAPGSGGLPGGEGSVDVSGKTANVTITWQAPAANSGSRLTTHVELP, encoded by the coding sequence ATGACATCGCCAAAACAAGCGTCGCGCCGAAGCGCCCAGACAGGTGTAGCACTGCTGGAAGTCCTGGTATCGATCCTGATCTTCTCGTTCGGACTCCTGGGCCTCATCGGCCTGCAGGCGCGTGCGATCAGTTTCTCGGTCGACGCCGAGGACCGCAACAGGGCGGCCCTGCTGGCCAACGAAATCGTCAGCTTGATGTGGCTCAATCAATCGCCCACCGTTCCGGCTGCTGACTTGGACGCATGGAAAACAAGGGTGGCCGCTCCCGGATCTGGTGGCCTGCCAGGCGGCGAAGGTTCGGTGGACGTGTCGGGCAAGACCGCCAATGTCACGATCACATGGCAAGCCCCGGCAGCCAATAGCGGCAGCCGCCTGACGACCCACGTGGAGCTTCCGTGA
- a CDS encoding TerC family protein, whose translation MEQFMTPEFWVAVGQIIMIDILLGGDNAVVIALACRKLPPAQRTQGILWGTAGAILLRVILIFFALTLLAIPFLKLVGAILLLWIGVKLLAPEHDDAHGNIAGSDRLWGAVKTVIIADLVMSVDNVIAIAGAAQGAGEGHQMPLVIFGLLVSIPIIVWGSQLVIKLMDRFPMIITLGGMLLGWIAGTMAVSDPAVVNPAAWTWVPKLPQTDVVKYASGIIGALLVLAIGKWVAARQARAKSSTPATAS comes from the coding sequence ATGGAACAGTTCATGACCCCGGAATTCTGGGTCGCAGTCGGTCAGATCATCATGATCGACATCCTTCTTGGCGGCGACAACGCCGTCGTGATCGCGCTGGCCTGCCGCAAGCTGCCGCCGGCCCAGCGCACGCAGGGCATCCTGTGGGGCACCGCCGGCGCCATCCTGCTGCGCGTGATCCTGATCTTCTTCGCGCTGACCCTGCTGGCGATTCCGTTCCTGAAGCTCGTGGGCGCGATCCTGCTGCTGTGGATCGGCGTCAAGCTGCTGGCGCCCGAGCATGACGACGCGCACGGCAACATCGCCGGCAGCGACAGGCTCTGGGGTGCCGTCAAGACCGTGATCATTGCCGACCTCGTGATGAGCGTCGACAACGTGATCGCCATCGCGGGTGCCGCTCAAGGCGCCGGCGAAGGCCATCAGATGCCGCTCGTGATCTTCGGCCTGCTCGTGAGCATCCCGATCATCGTCTGGGGCAGCCAGCTCGTGATCAAGCTGATGGACCGCTTCCCGATGATCATCACGCTCGGCGGCATGCTGCTGGGCTGGATCGCCGGCACCATGGCCGTGTCCGACCCCGCGGTGGTCAACCCCGCCGCCTGGACCTGGGTGCCGAAGCTGCCGCAGACCGATGTCGTGAAGTACGCCTCCGGCATCATCGGCGCGCTGCTCGTGCTGGCCATCGGCAAGTGGGTGGCCGCGCGCCAGGCTCGCGCCAAGTCCTCGACGCCGGCCACCGCGAGCTGA
- a CDS encoding PilW family protein, producing the protein MSARHLHLEREAGLTLIELLVAMVIGLVVTLAVTSTVIFGESTKRSTTSVNDMNQSGSFAAYQLDRVIRSAGSGFTQSWDLGVYGCPLQAKRGTTSLLPRSAVFPAPFEKFLGNAAGVANLRMAPVLIGKGQSSDGKSDVLLVMSGNAAAGDVPRPILAKGASDNIMRLDNTVQIKKNDIVLVSQVGKDCLIEQVDSAFVDSASNELLTLNGTYYTAGTGTTLATLTGSGAAYLTPLGNATAQNVQFQLFGVGANATLFSYDLLRFDGNDAPQAMAEGVTAMYAIYGLDTNTDGILNEWKAPDATGFDIKTMMETPALSRQVVAVRVALVLRTSTYEKEAVSSTIPAMFVGTGAARNAVTLTSDDDKHYRWRVVEFTVPLRNVLLLPKS; encoded by the coding sequence ATGAGTGCACGACATCTGCATCTCGAGCGTGAAGCCGGACTGACCCTGATCGAGCTGCTCGTCGCCATGGTCATCGGACTGGTCGTCACGCTCGCCGTGACCAGCACAGTGATCTTCGGCGAGTCGACCAAGCGCTCGACCACCTCCGTCAACGACATGAACCAGTCGGGTTCGTTCGCAGCCTACCAACTCGATCGCGTGATCCGCAGTGCGGGTTCGGGCTTCACCCAGTCATGGGATCTCGGCGTCTATGGGTGTCCGCTGCAGGCGAAGCGCGGCACCACGAGCCTGCTCCCGCGCAGCGCCGTCTTCCCCGCTCCATTCGAGAAGTTTCTGGGAAACGCTGCGGGCGTTGCGAATCTGCGCATGGCACCGGTGCTCATCGGCAAGGGGCAATCTTCCGATGGCAAATCCGACGTCTTGCTCGTGATGAGCGGCAACGCCGCGGCAGGCGACGTGCCTCGACCCATCCTCGCCAAGGGCGCCAGCGACAATATCATGCGGCTGGACAACACTGTACAGATCAAGAAGAACGACATCGTGCTGGTGAGCCAAGTCGGCAAGGACTGCTTGATCGAACAGGTGGACTCGGCATTTGTCGACAGCGCATCGAACGAGCTCTTGACCCTCAACGGCACGTACTACACCGCCGGCACGGGCACGACGCTCGCGACGCTCACCGGCAGCGGCGCCGCCTATCTCACGCCGCTGGGCAATGCCACCGCTCAGAACGTTCAGTTCCAACTGTTTGGCGTAGGTGCCAACGCCACTCTCTTCAGCTATGACCTCTTGCGCTTCGACGGCAACGATGCGCCGCAAGCCATGGCCGAGGGCGTCACAGCGATGTACGCCATCTATGGCCTGGACACCAACACCGACGGCATCCTCAATGAGTGGAAAGCGCCGGATGCGACCGGTTTCGATATCAAGACCATGATGGAAACACCGGCATTGAGCCGACAGGTCGTGGCTGTTCGCGTTGCGCTGGTGCTGCGTACATCCACGTACGAAAAAGAGGCTGTCTCCTCAACCATTCCGGCAATGTTCGTGGGCACGGGCGCTGCGCGCAATGCCGTGACCCTGACCTCGGACGACGACAAGCACTACCGCTGGCGGGTCGTCGAATTCACCGTTCCGCTGCGCAACGTCCTGTTGCTACCCAAGTCATGA
- a CDS encoding prepilin-type N-terminal cleavage/methylation domain-containing protein, producing the protein MHRRGFTLIEVMITVAIVAILAAIALPSYRDYVLRGRLVDATNGLSVLRADMERYFQDNRTYLDSGSLKAPCTATETRTNKIGTFQLSCTTDPVTTATAYRLQAVGSGATNGFTFTLDQQGNKSTTISGVSGWSGCTSDWVTKRGGGC; encoded by the coding sequence ATGCATCGACGAGGTTTCACGCTGATCGAAGTCATGATCACCGTGGCCATCGTCGCGATCCTGGCGGCGATCGCCCTGCCGTCCTACCGGGACTACGTCTTGCGCGGACGACTAGTCGATGCGACGAACGGGCTGTCGGTTCTGCGTGCAGACATGGAGCGCTACTTCCAGGACAACCGTACTTACCTGGACTCGGGGTCGCTCAAGGCGCCTTGCACTGCAACCGAAACCAGGACCAACAAGATCGGTACGTTTCAACTTTCCTGTACGACTGATCCCGTGACTACAGCGACCGCCTACCGGCTGCAGGCAGTCGGCAGCGGCGCGACCAACGGCTTCACGTTCACGCTCGATCAGCAAGGCAATAAGTCCACCACGATCAGCGGCGTGTCTGGATGGTCTGGTTGTACCAGCGACTGGGTAACCAAGCGAGGCGGCGGATGCTGA
- a CDS encoding YaeQ family protein, whose protein sequence is MALKSTIFKANLAVADIDHGYYADHALTLARHPSETDERMMIRLVALALNAHQLQDICRGDGTLAFGAGLSNVDEPDVWLRDFTGQTRLWIEVGQPEDKPVIKACGKADQVIVYCFNHAAEIWWRGIENKLSRPQNLRVYRVPTAASQALAALAQRSMQLQATIQENTLTLGDGANSVDIELLRWK, encoded by the coding sequence ATGGCGCTCAAATCCACCATCTTCAAGGCCAACCTCGCGGTGGCCGACATTGACCACGGCTACTACGCCGACCATGCGCTCACGCTGGCGCGCCATCCGAGCGAGACCGACGAGCGGATGATGATCCGGCTGGTCGCGCTGGCGCTCAACGCGCACCAGCTGCAGGACATCTGCCGGGGCGACGGCACGCTGGCCTTCGGCGCCGGCCTGTCGAACGTGGACGAGCCCGATGTCTGGCTGCGCGACTTCACGGGCCAGACCCGGCTGTGGATCGAGGTCGGCCAGCCCGAGGACAAGCCCGTCATCAAGGCCTGCGGCAAGGCCGACCAGGTGATCGTCTACTGCTTCAACCACGCGGCCGAGATCTGGTGGCGCGGCATCGAGAACAAGCTCTCGCGGCCGCAGAACCTGCGCGTCTACCGCGTGCCCACGGCCGCCTCGCAGGCGCTCGCGGCGCTGGCGCAGCGCTCGATGCAGTTGCAGGCGACGATCCAGGAGAACACGCTGACGCTCGGCGACGGCGCGAACAGCGTCGACATCGAGCTGCTGCGCTGGAAGTAG
- a CDS encoding phage holin family protein yields the protein MRILLKWLLSAVALLAVAYLYSGVQISSFGAALIAAVVIGLLNMIVRPVLVVLTLPVTIVTLGLFLFVINALMFWAASGLLAGFHVNGFLAALVGSLLYSVLGLLIESALGGLLTRR from the coding sequence ATGCGCATCCTTCTCAAATGGCTACTCAGCGCGGTGGCGCTGCTCGCGGTGGCCTACCTCTACAGCGGCGTCCAGATCAGCAGTTTCGGCGCGGCCCTGATCGCGGCCGTGGTCATCGGTCTGCTCAACATGATCGTGCGCCCGGTGCTGGTGGTGCTCACGCTGCCGGTCACCATCGTCACGCTCGGGCTGTTCCTGTTCGTGATCAACGCGCTGATGTTCTGGGCCGCCTCCGGCCTGCTGGCGGGCTTCCACGTCAACGGCTTCCTCGCCGCGCTCGTGGGTTCGCTGCTCTATTCGGTGCTCGGCCTGCTGATCGAGAGCGCGCTCGGCGGGCTGCTGACGCGCCGCTGA
- a CDS encoding M48 family metalloprotease, producing the protein MPRWTPPPRKKRPFVPTLRTICASVLIASQVLMPPLARAQLLPGLGDGGEMTATAERHLGDQIARELYRDTDYIDDPVIADYVQEIWQRLLAAARVRGELTPELDERYAWVVMLGRDRNINAFALPGGYLGLNLGLVAAVGSRDELATVLGHELSHVTQRHIARMMDKQSKQFPLMLAGLILGMIAAGKSRGGGDAGQAMVMGSQAAFMQNQLNFSRDMEREADRVGFGVMTQAGFAPQGAATMFEKLQYASRLNDNGSFPYLRSHPLTTERISDMQGRFQFRMDTVPPPVLLMDHAMVSSRARVLTRPGVDVLRQWVDAASTGEFARSTPAQQAGTLYAAALSAKQLRDHKAARALAQRLVERTADDAPAARQARWLQAEIELAAGGAGVAKAASLLDGKAKSRPEMLLAADVAVASRQPAPMIPVLRDWVAANPRDATAWRTLANLYGAQNDTLHAVRADAESNVAILDYPAARDRFKAAQELIRQSQSGRPGSVPIDHFEASIIDTRAREIEVLVKRQAEEPALR; encoded by the coding sequence ATGCCACGCTGGACCCCGCCCCCTCGCAAGAAACGACCTTTCGTCCCCACTCTGCGGACGATTTGCGCTAGCGTTTTAATAGCATCGCAGGTGCTGATGCCGCCGCTGGCGCGCGCGCAGCTGCTGCCGGGGCTCGGCGACGGCGGCGAGATGACGGCGACCGCCGAGCGCCATCTGGGCGACCAGATCGCGCGCGAGCTCTACCGCGACACCGACTACATCGACGACCCGGTGATCGCCGACTACGTGCAGGAGATCTGGCAGCGCCTGCTGGCGGCGGCGCGGGTGCGCGGCGAGCTCACGCCCGAGCTCGACGAGCGCTATGCCTGGGTGGTGATGCTGGGGCGCGACCGCAACATCAACGCCTTCGCGCTGCCGGGCGGCTACCTCGGGCTCAACCTCGGGCTGGTGGCGGCGGTGGGCAGCCGCGACGAGCTGGCGACCGTGCTCGGGCACGAGCTGTCGCACGTCACGCAGCGGCACATCGCCCGCATGATGGACAAGCAGAGCAAGCAGTTCCCGCTGATGCTCGCGGGCCTGATCCTCGGCATGATCGCGGCGGGCAAGAGCCGCGGCGGCGGCGATGCGGGCCAGGCGATGGTCATGGGCAGCCAGGCGGCGTTCATGCAGAACCAGCTGAACTTCTCGCGCGACATGGAGCGCGAGGCCGACCGCGTGGGCTTCGGCGTGATGACGCAGGCCGGCTTCGCGCCGCAGGGCGCGGCCACGATGTTCGAGAAGCTGCAGTACGCCTCGCGGCTCAACGACAACGGCTCCTTCCCCTACCTGCGCAGCCATCCGCTGACGACCGAGCGCATCTCCGACATGCAGGGCCGCTTCCAGTTCCGCATGGACACGGTGCCGCCGCCGGTGTTGCTGATGGACCACGCGATGGTCTCTTCGCGCGCGCGCGTGCTGACGCGCCCCGGCGTCGACGTGCTGCGGCAATGGGTCGACGCGGCCTCCACCGGCGAGTTCGCCCGGAGCACGCCCGCCCAGCAGGCGGGCACGCTCTACGCGGCGGCACTGTCGGCCAAGCAACTGCGCGACCACAAGGCGGCGCGCGCGCTGGCGCAGCGGCTGGTCGAGCGCACGGCCGACGATGCCCCGGCCGCGCGCCAGGCGCGCTGGCTGCAGGCCGAGATCGAACTGGCGGCGGGCGGCGCGGGCGTGGCCAAGGCGGCCTCGCTGCTCGACGGCAAGGCCAAGTCGCGGCCCGAGATGCTGCTGGCGGCCGACGTCGCGGTGGCGAGCCGCCAACCGGCGCCGATGATCCCGGTGCTGCGCGACTGGGTGGCGGCGAATCCGCGCGATGCCACGGCCTGGCGCACGCTGGCCAATCTCTACGGCGCGCAGAACGACACGCTGCACGCGGTGCGCGCGGACGCCGAGTCGAACGTGGCGATCCTCGACTATCCGGCCGCGCGCGACCGCTTCAAGGCAGCGCAGGAACTGATCCGCCAGAGCCAGAGCGGCCGCCCGGGATCGGTGCCGATCGACCACTTCGAGGCGTCGATCATCGACACCCGCGCGCGCGAGATCGAAGTGTTGGTGAAGCGGCAGGCCGAGGAGCCGGCGCTGCGTTAG
- a CDS encoding DUF2007 domain-containing protein, which produces MRRLAQAPNLAIATLWVHALREDGVAATVQREYLGAAAGQLPPDQCLPEIWIDDESQFELAQRLLHALQHRPQRSWQCVCGERIEGGFEQCWQCGEMMPL; this is translated from the coding sequence ATGCGTCGCCTCGCGCAAGCCCCCAACCTCGCCATCGCGACGCTGTGGGTGCATGCGCTGCGCGAGGACGGCGTGGCCGCGACGGTGCAGCGCGAATACCTGGGTGCGGCGGCCGGCCAGCTGCCGCCCGACCAGTGCCTGCCCGAGATCTGGATCGACGACGAAAGCCAGTTCGAGCTCGCGCAGCGGCTGCTGCATGCGCTGCAGCACCGGCCGCAGCGCAGCTGGCAGTGCGTCTGCGGCGAGCGGATCGAGGGCGGCTTCGAGCAGTGCTGGCAGTGCGGCGAGATGATGCCGCTCTGA
- the moaC gene encoding cyclic pyranopterin monophosphate synthase MoaC, producing MSSLTHFDAQGQAHMVDVAAKPATHRVAVATGRIEMRAETLALIASGSAKKGDVLGIARIAGIQAAKKTSDLIPLCHPLAITRVAVDLALSDAGDATPHVQCTATVETVGPTGVEMEALTAVQIALLTVYDMCKAVDRGMTVTGVHVVEKHGGKSGSWTAAPAI from the coding sequence ATGAGCTCACTCACCCATTTCGACGCCCAGGGCCAGGCCCACATGGTCGACGTCGCCGCCAAGCCCGCCACCCACCGCGTGGCCGTGGCCACCGGCCGCATCGAGATGCGGGCCGAGACCCTGGCGCTGATCGCCTCGGGCAGCGCGAAGAAGGGCGACGTGCTGGGCATCGCGCGCATCGCCGGCATCCAGGCCGCCAAGAAGACCAGCGACCTGATCCCGCTGTGCCATCCGCTGGCCATCACCCGGGTGGCGGTCGATCTCGCGCTCTCCGACGCCGGCGACGCGACGCCGCATGTGCAATGCACCGCCACCGTCGAGACCGTTGGGCCGACCGGCGTCGAGATGGAGGCGCTGACCGCCGTGCAGATCGCGCTCCTGACCGTGTACGACATGTGCAAGGCGGTGGACCGGGGGATGACGGTCACCGGGGTGCATGTGGTGGAGAAGCATGGCGGGAAGTCGGGGAGCTGGACCGCCGCGCCCGCGATTTAA
- a CDS encoding DUF3717 domain-containing protein: MAAIHITDIEAAINHWREKSPSPDGVTLAPELRALAEVYALMVYHHEDEVDEVGFPAKAWAAWLDWYQSTPDTPCIAICSTSQGDDECKGCGRSFDEVQHWPAMTPAEKRVTWRRITMEDSAWRFNRYAERAREAEPPKWPDEPDDPAVPTGPEDAS; encoded by the coding sequence ATGGCCGCCATCCACATCACCGACATCGAGGCCGCCATCAATCACTGGCGCGAGAAGAGCCCCTCGCCCGATGGCGTCACGCTCGCGCCCGAGCTGCGCGCGCTGGCCGAGGTCTATGCGCTCATGGTCTACCACCACGAGGACGAGGTCGACGAGGTCGGCTTCCCGGCCAAGGCCTGGGCCGCCTGGCTGGACTGGTACCAGAGCACGCCCGACACCCCCTGCATCGCGATCTGCTCCACCAGCCAGGGCGACGACGAGTGCAAGGGCTGCGGGCGCAGCTTCGACGAGGTGCAGCACTGGCCCGCGATGACGCCGGCCGAGAAGCGCGTCACCTGGCGCCGCATCACCATGGAGGATTCGGCCTGGCGCTTCAACCGCTATGCCGAGCGCGCGCGCGAGGCCGAGCCGCCGAAGTGGCCCGACGAGCCGGACGATCCCGCCGTGCCCACCGGGCCCGAAGACGCGAGCTGA
- a CDS encoding O-antigen ligase C-terminal domain-containing protein, with translation MAALLVAISFLNPVVAGPSPIVWQLLATGGCLALLFGTGDASSSSPGKRRVGFLAWGIVISATVNAVLALMQFNGATGMLDAWLISPGQGRAWGTLRQRNQFATLISLGLIAVLWLYATAGARFARPWFIAAIVLLMAGAAASGSRTGVLQLALISAVAGFAAWRQRSRKPNHSSMGRCLPPPLALLALLPLYFAFSWLLPYLAVAGKGKAVASAGALFERLQPAALGNESRLTLWHNVLSLIAERPLTGWGWGELSYAHFMAVYPGPRFPVLLDNAHNLPLHLAVELGIPAAVLICGGFLWLVISARPWRERDPNRLMAWGLVGVILVHSLLEYPLWYGPFQLVFGLCLGMLWPARQTEESSPRSRKRWLPDRRRFQAFASIALLSFVVYAAWDYTRISQVYLPRDERLPPWQDDTLAKVRDSWLFARQVDFAELTLTPVTHENVARMHALAERTLHFSPEPRVIVKLIESAELSGHDDEARLIAERFRVAFPRDYARWLRQTPGEAPPAP, from the coding sequence ATGGCAGCGTTGCTCGTCGCGATCAGCTTCCTCAATCCCGTGGTCGCAGGACCGTCCCCGATCGTTTGGCAACTGCTGGCCACCGGGGGGTGTCTCGCCTTGCTTTTTGGGACCGGCGACGCGTCTTCGTCTTCGCCCGGAAAACGCCGTGTCGGGTTTCTGGCATGGGGGATCGTCATTTCGGCCACAGTCAACGCTGTGCTGGCGTTGATGCAGTTCAACGGGGCGACGGGCATGCTCGACGCCTGGCTGATATCGCCCGGCCAGGGCCGAGCCTGGGGAACGCTGCGCCAGCGCAATCAATTCGCCACGCTGATCAGCCTGGGGCTGATTGCGGTCCTTTGGTTGTATGCGACGGCAGGGGCTCGCTTCGCACGACCATGGTTCATTGCTGCAATCGTGTTGCTGATGGCTGGAGCTGCAGCCTCGGGCTCCCGTACCGGCGTGCTTCAGCTGGCGCTTATATCGGCGGTCGCGGGATTTGCCGCTTGGCGACAGCGCAGCCGAAAACCAAATCATTCATCCATGGGCCGCTGCCTGCCGCCTCCTTTGGCGCTGCTGGCCCTGCTTCCGCTCTATTTCGCTTTCAGCTGGCTTCTCCCATACCTGGCGGTCGCTGGAAAAGGCAAGGCCGTCGCCTCCGCCGGCGCCCTGTTCGAACGCCTCCAACCCGCCGCCCTCGGCAACGAAAGCCGCCTCACCCTCTGGCACAACGTCCTCTCCCTCATCGCCGAGCGCCCGCTCACTGGCTGGGGCTGGGGCGAACTCAGCTACGCCCATTTCATGGCCGTCTACCCGGGCCCGCGCTTCCCGGTGCTGCTCGACAACGCCCACAACCTCCCCCTGCACCTCGCGGTCGAACTCGGCATCCCGGCCGCCGTGTTGATCTGCGGCGGCTTTCTCTGGCTGGTGATCTCCGCGCGTCCCTGGCGCGAGCGCGATCCGAACCGGCTCATGGCCTGGGGCCTCGTGGGCGTGATCCTCGTGCACAGCCTGCTCGAATACCCGCTGTGGTATGGCCCCTTCCAGCTGGTCTTCGGCCTGTGCCTGGGCATGCTGTGGCCCGCGCGCCAGACCGAGGAATCGTCACCGCGATCGAGAAAGAGGTGGCTCCCCGATCGCCGGAGATTCCAGGCCTTCGCGAGCATCGCCCTGCTCTCGTTCGTTGTCTACGCCGCCTGGGACTACACCCGCATCAGCCAGGTCTACCTGCCGCGCGACGAGCGCCTGCCGCCCTGGCAGGACGACACGCTCGCGAAGGTCCGCGATTCCTGGCTGTTCGCGCGCCAGGTCGATTTCGCCGAACTGACGCTGACGCCGGTCACGCACGAGAACGTCGCGCGGATGCATGCGCTCGCCGAGCGGACGCTGCATTTCTCGCCGGAGCCGCGCGTGATCGTGAAGCTGATCGAGAGCGCCGAGCTCTCGGGCCATGACGACGAGGCACGGCTGATCGCCGAGCGCTTCAGGGTGGCCTTCCCGCGCGACTACGCGCGCTGGCTCCGGCAGACTCCGGGCGAGGCGCCGCCGGCGCCTTAA
- a CDS encoding GspH/FimT family pseudopilin, giving the protein MLSGRSPGAAGFGLIELMVTITLLSILLAVGVPSMSAWIRNNKIRTVTDSLQNGLRSAQAEAARRSRQVVFSLTDDAPTSNTYTAKTNGRNWVASTVALLTSDDSSVFIESGILRDAGSGVVVTGPKSICFSSIGRTVINDAPGPTGAKCEAAPYTFDVKMSTDSADDRPLRVTVALGGQVRMCDPKRSLSSSQPDGCP; this is encoded by the coding sequence ATGCTGAGTGGACGTTCCCCGGGCGCAGCCGGCTTCGGTCTGATCGAACTGATGGTCACGATCACTCTGTTGAGCATTCTGCTGGCCGTCGGTGTGCCATCGATGAGTGCATGGATTCGCAACAACAAGATCCGAACCGTCACCGATTCGCTTCAGAACGGGCTGCGATCCGCGCAGGCCGAAGCGGCCCGGCGCAGCCGGCAGGTGGTGTTCTCGCTCACCGACGATGCGCCGACAAGCAATACCTACACGGCCAAGACCAACGGCCGAAACTGGGTGGCCAGCACCGTGGCGCTCCTGACTTCCGACGACAGCTCGGTCTTCATCGAGTCCGGGATTCTTCGCGACGCGGGTTCCGGCGTCGTCGTGACGGGGCCGAAGTCCATCTGCTTCAGTTCGATCGGACGCACGGTGATAAACGATGCGCCTGGGCCGACGGGCGCCAAGTGCGAGGCGGCGCCCTATACCTTCGACGTCAAGATGAGCACCGACTCGGCGGACGATCGCCCGTTGCGCGTGACCGTAGCGCTCGGTGGGCAAGTTCGCATGTGCGACCCGAAACGATCGCTTTCATCCAGCCAACCGGATGGCTGCCCATGA